In a genomic window of Bemisia tabaci chromosome 1, PGI_BMITA_v3:
- the LOC109036365 gene encoding sodium-coupled monocarboxylate transporter 1: MDKDSFPKIPLVLGLLLVSSSLAKSQEQEPQDACAQTEGMQHGLMNKFSIADYGVLLCMLVISCGIGMFYGFFGQKQKTSSDFLLGGSQMGTYPMALSLAASFITAIELLGNPAEMFNYGAKYWLICLPFIIVVPITSRLYLPVFMKLRLTSSYEYFEMRFNPAVRTMAAALYILQMVLYTSVTVYAPALALSHVTGMNVYVAVTAVYFVCIFYASQGGMKAVIMTDTFQGVVLMGSIILIMLVGNNLSGGTSKVFNESWKSGRLELVNFMPDPTIRHSVWSILIGGTIYWVSMFCANQASIQKYLSVEKISQARIALWISSAALIVIYTINFYTGMVIYSEYAACDPVQSEVIKASDQLLPLYTMNVLGKYQGLPGLFVAGIFAASLGTVASALNSLAAVTMKDFIGGAFGIHIQDEHGAAWSKWLSIMFGAVSFALVFVVQQLGSVMQVALSFNGMVGGVTLGLFSLGMFVPWGNSKGALVGASVSLALVLWIGIGTQIAQAHGFEPEEEKPISVAGCPCFNATESLAGGLEPFDNSSVFYLYRISYLWYSVIGFMGTLIIGLTVSLLTHNPEDPSRIHPDLLSPPFRTWYESFTNDLKEKLHLPIQEKDAVSPTSDAKANRNGSVTLREGFTNKALIMDDEKPITTPEAIA, from the exons ATGGACAAGGACTCGTTTCCAAAAATTCCGCTAGTTCTTGGCCTCCTCCTCGTCTCATCGAGTTTGGCCAAATCACAAGAGCAAGAGCCTCAAGATGCTTGCGCTCAAACTGAAG GCATGCAGCATGGACTCATGAACAAGTTCAGCATTGCCGACTATGGAGTGCTTCTCTGTATGCTTGTCATTTCCTGCGGCATCGGCATGTTCTACGGATTTTTCGGCCAAAAGCAGAAGACATCTAGTGATTTCTTGCTGGGAGGCAGTCAAATGGGAACCTACCCGATGGCATTATCCCTTGCTGCAAG TTTTATCACGGCCATTGAACTGCTGGGAAATCCCGCGGAAATGTTCAATTATGGGGCCAAGTATTGGCTCATTTGCTTGCCCTTTATCATTGTAGTTCCTATTACCTCCCGGTTATATTTACCGGTTTTTATGAAGCTGCGGCTCACTTCGTCGTATGAG TATTTTGAAATGCGTTTCAATCCGGCTGTGAGGACGATGGCCGCAGCGTTATACATTCTGCAAATG GTTTTGTACACATCCGTCACAGTTTACGCTCCTGCCCTTGCTTTGAGTCACG TTACTGGCATGAATGTATACGTTGCTGTAACTGCTGTgtattttgtttgtattttctaCGCCTCCcag ggAGGCATGAAAGCTGTGATTATGACGGACACATTCCAAGGGGTGGTCCTCATGGGGTCCATAATACTAATAATGTTGGTGGGAAACAATCTCTCAGGTGGAACCTCAAAGGTATTCAATGAGAGCTGGAAGTCAGGGCGTCTGGAACTAGTCAA TTTTATGCCTGACCCCACGATAAGGCATTCTGTTTGGAGTATTCTCATTGGCGGAACAATTTACTGGGTCTCCATGTTTTGTGCCAATCAAGCGTCTATCCAAAAGTACCTCTCTGTTGAGAAAATATCTCAGGCAAGAAT AGCTTTGTGGATAAGCAGTGCCGCATTGATAGTGATCTACACTATTAATTTCTACACTGGAATGGTAATCTACTCTGAATATGCTGCTTGCGATCCCGTGCAAAGCGAA GTTATCAAAGCCTCTGATCAACTCCTACCTCTGTACACTATGAATGTTCTGGGCAAATACCAAGGACTTCCTGGCCTCTTCGTAGCCGGAATATTTGCTGCATCTTTGGG AACTGTCGCCTCGGCTTTGAACTCTTTGGCTGCTGTAACAATGAAAGACTTCATCGGTGGAGCGTTCGGCATCCACATCCAAGATGAGCACGGTGCGGCGTGGTCAAAATGGTTGTCCATCATGTTCGGGGCAGTCAGTTTTGCCCTCGTTTTTGTCGTACAACAATTAGGCAGCGTTATGCAG GTTGCTTTGAGTTTTAATGGTATGGTGGGAGGAGTGACTCTTGGTCTATTCTCACTTGGAATGTTCGTGCCATGGGGCAATtcaaag GGTGCTTTGGTCGGCGCTAGCGTGAGCCTAGCTTTGGTATTGTGGATTGGGATTGGAACTCAAATCGCACAAGCACACGGATTCGAACCCGAGGAAGAGAAACCCATTTCAGTTGCCGGATGTCCCTGTTTCAATGCCACTGAGTCACTCGCAGGAGGATTGGAGCCTTTCGACAACTCCAG TGTGTTTTACCTGTATCGAATTAGCTACCTATGGTACTCCGTGATTGGTTTCATGGGGACACTTATCATAGGTCTGACAGTGAGTCTATTGACGCACAATCCAGAGGACCCATCCCGAATCCACCCGGATCTCCTTTCCCCACCGTTCAGGACGTGGTACGAATCCTTCACCAATGACCTCAAAGAAAAACTCCATCTTCCAATCCAG GAGAAGGATGCTGTTTCGCCCACGAGTGATGCTAAAGCAAATAGGAACGGCTCTGTTACTCTTCGCGAAGGGTTCACGAATAAAGCCCTTATCATGGACGACGAGAAACCCATAACAACCCCTGAAGCAATCGCTTAA